The window taaaaatatttctccacTTCTggtttttatggatttttttttctgattaataATAATGTCCATAATAATTACTTAAAAAAACTTCTGGAGGCCAAACTATAAGTGTGGGATGTTATTGCTGCTCTTGAGGCTTCCTGGGGGAGGAATCAACATGGACATTAAATTTGAGAAGTGAGGAGAAAGTAAGCATAAACTTGTTTCTCTTACTCTAATGCAAGACAAATTGTGAAGATTTTTGCTTTCTGACACTAGATGCTGTTAAATGAGGTGACTTAGacactttttgtttttactCTTACACCATAGAACATACAACATCATCTTCTGTGTCTAAGAAGCCTCGGCTAGACCAGATTCCTGCTGCAAATCTTGATGCAGATGATCCTCTTACTGATGTATGTAtcttcttttctgtcttctttccATTTGTTACCCTGCCTTAAGGATTTGCTGTTAATGCTATAGGTACTTCTAGGTTGCCTAAAGATTTCAGACAGGTTccaatgtattttccttttacagCTTCTGAAGTGTGGTGAAAGTCCAGAGTGGTTCAGAGGATTCTGGTCCATGCTGTAGTGGTATTcttggaaagcacaaaaaatcTAGGAAACTGAAAATACCACTTGCAGTATGGGGAATTACCACTGGCTTAGTAAGAATTCCCCAAGGGTAGAGCTGTTGGAGTACCTGCGAATGACTGTCTGCAGGAGCCACCAGTGCTTGCCTGTGACTGTGCTTCTTATTGCTGATATCTAGGAGTTAAGTCAGAGGCTTGACAATAAGCTCTGGGTTTTTTAATCCTGTGGTTTTTGGTCCCAGCAGTACTGGACAGGTTAATCAGGCACACAGAATGACTTGTATCACAATGATTGGAGAGTGACTGGGGACAGCCATTCCCTAGAGCATGTCAGTTATGTAGCATTTTTAATTGCAGTCATCCCAAAAgcataaacatatttttctcttgACTTTACTATAAAAGATCAAAAACCctatttgtattttgtatttgttgCTACCCAAGTATTTCAGAAATCAGCCAGCAGCAAAATGTAGCCTTAGTTTGGCAGCCCAGGGCCATTTTTTATTAAAGGAAATGAGCTGATTCTTGCTTTCCATTTGTTACTATTAggaagatgatgaagatgaggaCTTGGAAGacagtgatgatgatgacaCTGCAGCCCTTCTGGCTGAACTGGAAAAAATCAAGAAAGAAAGAGCTGAAGAACAAGCTCGAAAGGTAAAATCTCAGACATTAAAAAGCACTTGTGTTTTGTGAACTGATGTCTGTTAAAACTGGTGTGCCTTGAGTACTTGGGATGAGTGAGAACTGGTAAACAAAGTGCTGTTCAAACATCCTCTCAGATatggatttgtttttctgtctaataattactggggttttttttccaaataagaCATATTGAATGTTTTACTCACTGAAACATTTCATTCCCTTTTCTTACACTTTGTACAGGCAGTGAGTGAAGGTAGTCTTGACTTCATGTGTAAGTCCTCTGCACTCAGCTATCATACCAAAGGATATAGTGGCATTAGTGAGCTGCATGTAATCTGGTGTAATTTAGTTTGCTAACTAGCTTTTATGAAACAagaagtaatatttttatttattaaataaaaatgtgtgctTTTTGGTGCTGCTTCTTATGGCTGCAGGTTTTATACAGTAGTTGTCGTGTCACAGCTTTGGTGTTGCAAGGAGCTCCAATTTGAACTGTAAGACCAGAACTGTTTTCATGTGATTAAACACAGGCAAATTCATTTGAAAGTCATCTCTGCAAAACCAAATAACAATACAGCAGTCTTTTCAGAACTGGGAGACTCCATTCACGTGCAGTTTTCATACCTGTCTATAATCTCTCTCTCTACATCATGTTCTGCCCTTGAAAGGGGAGGAAAGTCCCTGTAGTGACAGATGTTTTCCTGTGAGTGGGATTCAATCCTATCCTAGTGGTCCTTGGTGTATGAGGGATTGTTGGTGTGGAGTGCATTAGCAAGATTCCTAACTATTCATTGTACTTTGCAGTTTGGACCAGTTTCTGGGAGTGGTTTGTGTTGTCAAACTTACCAGCTTTTAGGTTTGTATTGGGTACTGGGGTAACATTGTATTGCAGCAGTGTTTAGAGTCCAGGTATTTCATCTGCACTGCTGAAGCACTCTCCTCTGGTGGTGCAACAGAAGTAGTGGGTATGTGCAGCCTTCCCTCGTGAGCTTTCTATTTTTGAGTAGGGCTTAAATAATTTTAGTGCTTTTGTAAAACTTTGGTTCCTTCACCTGGCGTGGTTTTGTATGCTTTTATAAGTATACTCTCCATTagtgtaaaacaaaacaaaacccccaaaccatcAAAAAGTCTGTCAGAAAACCAGCCCACCTGTCACCTGTGTATAAACTTATCTGAGGTATTTTTTAGAACATGCTAAATAAGCACATTAGATACTGATCTGGAGACTATTCAAAGGCTGCTCTGACAATGTCATGTTTTAGTGCCTCTGAACTACTTATAACTTTTGCTGTAGCTTAACATACACATTCATAGTTCAGTGTTTTTCATGCATGCTTAGCTGTCAGCAAACAGGGCTGAGCTTCCAGCAGATACTAGGAAAAGCTAGGAGAGGATAATGTTTTTACTGCTGTTGGCAGCATTGTAGTTGTGAGCCTGTTCTTGCCTAACAATATAAAAATTTACCTTTAGAATCAACAAGGCCTGTAAAACAAGTGAGCTCTGCAGTTTTGCACCTAAATAGTATGCAAGGCTAAAAGCTGTACCATGCAGCTTCATTGCAGAAATTGTGCTGTACAAGACACTTGCTACTTGATTGCCCATCTGGCCTGTGAGAGGTTTCCTGCATTAAAGGATGTCTGAAAGTATTTCTTGTGTCTTTGTCTAGGCATTTGAGGCACACATCTTGAAGCAATGAATTTGTCTTTTGTAGTAACAACATGGTGAAAATTACTTAAAAACAGTCAGCAATTCGACCATGTATTCCTAGGTGAAATATACTAAACTACAAATTAAGTGTAGCCATGTGTAGGAAAGATTTTTAACTTCACTTGTCCTTGCACAGTACTTAAAATGAAATTGTCCGTCTGTGTGGATTTTCCACTTTGCTGGATAGTTGTAAGTTATGCATCAAGATTAAGCAGCATAACTGGTCACATTTCAGTGTAGAAAACTTGCATTAGGAAAATAATAGTAAATTGCAGCTCAGATAACTAAGTGCTTGCTTCTTTTATAATGTGTGAAAAGTAGGAATATCATAATCTCTCTGAAATTCTCATTTTGTCACTAGATGGTGCTAAAAGCCACAAAGTATTTGGGATagctcttgttttgttttgctgtcttCTACAGGTATTCTATGTTACTTTCACTGATGTTCTCTTacccagcagcagggcttgtAATGTCGAGTGCTGCATGCATAGTGAATAAAATTGTGTTACTTATTTGCAATAGTGCCCACTATTGCACACTCAGAATCTAGATCTACAGTGGTTGCAGGTAGTCTCTCTTTAAAATTGGCATCTTCAATAAATAGAGGGTGCTCTGCAGGTAcctggaatttattttcttgtgtttttttggAGAAGAGGAAACTAAGACTATTTTGATGGAAAAAGTTAAAGCCAGAGTGGGCCACAGCCTTGGAAAGAGTCTTTAGGAGTAAGGGTCATCTTTGGAAAGAAGTCCTCTGTTTGTTGGCTTTAGTGTGCAATCTGTTTAGGTTATGCCTTGTTTTCCACGGCTTTGGAATAAGATGTTGCAGGCTAAGCATTTTACAGTTATTTTAGATAAAATCCTTTTCCCTTAAGGTGCATGTTATTTCATGTTGCTATGTACTGCAAGCCATAATTTAGACCTAATTTTGTAAGTAACCTTGTATTAATAATTCAGATGACTTCAGGATAGCATCTCATGTAAAGTGTTAGCTGTGCTGTTGCTGTTAATCCAAATCCATGTTCAGGAATGCTTTACctgctgaagtgctgctgtCCAGAGTAGACAACGTGGATAAGCCAGTGGCCAGGCAAAGAGAAACTGTGGAGTGAATACCTGTTCTCTCTTCACACTGATCATCATTCTCTAACCCCATTGTTACACAGACAGATTAATGTGTCTCTTCTTGTCATCTTCTTGGAACATCCCAGGGTCTTAGCAAGATTAAGTAGGTAAACTACTGTAATATATCCCAAACCTATGCCAtatgtagatttttttctctgatactTTAGTTATTTTGATTACTTCTGAGACTTCATTTAGagtaaactgtattttttttaatagtcttGACTCACAACTTTGGTGTCCATTATTTAAGTTGCCATTAAAGGAGAAGGGCTTTTTTCCAAATGTATCTGTGCTGAAACAgcagttaaaaacaaaatatgtgAGTCTGCGTTTTATGGGGCGTCCTGTTCTCTGTTAACTTCCCTTATGGGCAACACCAATTTCCATAGAAATCCTCTAAATCTAATTTTGACAATATTAATATTAAGAGATTCTAATTGTTTGTCAGTCAAATAAACAGTTCCTCTCAAAGCTTGTTAACTTCTCAAAATGCTTAATTCCCTGAAGTTATGTAGAATCATTAAATAAATACTatgaatgttttttaaaaattgtttgagCATGGGAGTCCTCTTGATGTTTCCTCTACAATTGTAATCTCAGATTGTTTCTAGTAGATACTAAGCTGACCAGGAAATTCTAGTTTTGAATGCCCTTTCTGTGCAATTATTCTAGGTCTGTATAAAACTGTACAAACACTAAATTGGTGTCTGTGTTAACCATCCACAGATAGGTTTCAGGAAACATTTCAATATTCTAAATTAAGCTTTATAATGctcttgtttttcagttttcaagtGCTTCCTTAAAAAGTAAGTTGAAGTAATAAAAAGAAACTTCAAACCAGTGAGCAGCTGAATGTATGTGTGCAGTTCTGGCAAACCTGTTTTAATATCCAGTCATTCTTTGCTTAGCTGagagcagaaaatgttttcagtttgttttcttaACAGTTTTATTTCACCAAGTTTCTCTATAACTGAATATATTACTTTACTGGTGGTCAGAGTAAATCTTAGCTCTGCCCCCTGTTTTAGCCATGTCACAggttttcaaataaaacatcagaaaatGAGTCTTTGTAGCTATTAACCTTTTCACTTTAAATCTCAAGGATCTGACTAAAACTAGAAGATCAAATCAGTGATTAAGAAAATTTCAGTCAAGAGGCAAAAGCACATGGCAGTGTTTCTTCATTCAGTGTGTGAGACATGCCAGGAACACTTAAACCTTGACAAGAACTAGTGATAACATCCCTTTCCCTGTGGACAAGATCACAACAAAGCTGCATGTGGACACTGCCAATGTGATTACTTGGTGCTCTTTAGTTTTGAAGTTCCAGTTAATTATTTGAATCTCTGTGTTGCACAGTTAGTAACTTGCACAGGTTCAGATAACAGGGTGTGTCTGTGCATTCTTGAATTTCATTCCCTGCTGCTAAAGGCAGTGCTGTCATAGTTTGTCATTCAAAAATTAGCATTTCAATCAGGTTAtgcaatttatatttttaaactttttttcagCCTTTGATGAGATTGGgtatttcaggttttctttcGGCTGCTCGACATCTATAAAAACTGAGTAGGATAACTAACTTTTATACAATGGAGTCATTTGGGGAATTTCAGCACTTTCTGTAAAAGTAGTCTTGCTCTGTGCAAAAGGTAGGAACTATGCTCAAAATAAACATGGTAAcaatgttttgctttcctttgcagTCAGAAACAGATATGCCAAGGAAAGAAATTCCCAAGATTGCCTCTACCACTTGTTTTATCTGCCACTTCCCAGTCCCCTGCAACTGTAGTTGACTTAAGTCAAGGCAGGTTTTTTGCTAGCAATAATCAGCTGTAGACAGAATTCAGTTGAGCCCAGAAAGCCAAGTTGTTGGGGCCAGTGTACAAGTTGTGTCTCGTAGCCTGCGTGGTGGTGCAGTGGAGATGCAGGCAGTAGAGCCTGGAGTGTGGTTGGTCTCCTGTGTCATAATTTAGTGTGAGCTCTAAAAGCAGTCTTGGCTCCCTCTTGCATCCTCTAAGCTCACATCTGCCAACATGTGAGCTCAGGTGGTTGTGGGACCGTGTCCAGCTGTTGGTGTCTTAATCCAGAGCTAAATCCCTCTTTTAGTCTTACACTAGTGCTTGTAGTACAACACTTCTTAAAAGTGTTATTTcagctttgattttttctttctatctctGCATTTTGTCACttaaagcttttctttgttATTAGAAATCGAACTATGTGAGACTGATTGAGGCTGAAGGATATCATGTGGGTTATGTCAAAGCAGATAAAGGTTAGGGTGATGTGTAACATGCCTTTTAGAAATCTTAGTATAGAAAATTGGAATGTGCATCTGTGTGTAGGAAGTACATGGGAGTACTGTATGCctattttttataattaatattgGCTTTATCTTTCTCTAGTGATTCTGAATATTTCCCATTCAAATGACTGAGTGCTTTTTGCTTCTCTTCATGCATGATGGAGAGTGCTGGAATTGTCAGCTTTGTAGGAATTGATGAGATTAAATCTgaaatggggaaagggaggCACGAGGAACTGCAGTTCCTCCTGAAGAGGTGCTGGCTGACTCCAGTCGATTTTTGACCACTAAAAAAATTGTATGTGAAATGCATTGTAGTTCTCTGCATGTCAGTGGTGTGTGGATGCATTTTCATGCAtcataaaaacccaaaccaaattaGTAATGTCTGCCTCAGATAAGGTAATGCATGATGCACATATTCAGTGACTTTGGATCATGGCTGAAGTTAATGTCCTAGAGGATGAGACTGTGCCATGCTCTACCTGTCACCTTCAGAAGAGTTCACCTGGACTCCAGCTCTAAAATGAGAAACTGCTGCATCTGTTTGCATATAGAAGCTTGGAACAAGTTCTCTCCACAGAGCCATTTTTCAATAGAGGAgtattaatttcttaaaatgGTCTTAGTAGTGCTGCCTTCTCTTGATTAGGAATTTTTGGTTTGTAGCCTTTTCATTTGCTCTCAGTGTCTTTTCCTGGCCTGTTGTGTTTTCAAAGCCTCACTTTTAATGCAACACTGGAGATTAAAGTTAGTGGTGCAGAGCCCCCCTCATTTTGGACATCACAGAGAAAACTTCACATGCTTGCATCCAGCTGTAAATTTGCTGATGGCCATAAGCAGTACCTGATCACCTCCTGGGAGGTACCTGAAGATCAGTACTGGGTTTCTGCTTGTTCCAGTATCCAGGATTTTGCTTGGTTTGAAAGCAGTGCTTTGCATGCATGTGCTGTAAAACAATCTGAGGGCTGCTGGATTTCTGGTGGGAACACAGGGCAACAGACTGCAGTAAATGGGATTTCATGGCTCTTGGCTGTTCCATGTTACGTGGCAGGAAGATGGTAAATCAAAGGTTGGCATTCTGTGCTTAAGCAGCTGCATACATTTCTTGTCTCTGATCCACAGTGAAAAGTATAATTTGAGTTTATATTTCTAACATGGGAGGAAATTGCTGTTCCatatcaaatatttttgttctccACGTTTCCTTACTTACTGGGGTGATAATAACAGAAGTTGGACTGCAAATGTTAGATTTAGAGCTGTTTGAAAATTCAAAACCTCAATTGATTTGTGTTAATAACTTCTAATTGTTGTGGTTTGTGTTAAAGCTGCGTGGATACAGTAGCAGGAAAGAGCAAGTTTTTCCAAGGCATATATTTTAATAAGGGCATTACAGGGCTTGTCCTGaagctgtgctttgcttttgagCAATGTGCCCATCTGGGAAGCTTTTCCCATCCCACTAGCAATTAATTGCAGCTGGTTCTAGATTTTGTGAGAAGCAGTGTAATGGTAGGTGTTTTTTCATAACTAAAACTTGAGTAGATTTTGAAAGGTAAAATCTTCACCAGTGATCCTGCATCATCTGCTATTTGTGTGTACATTAAATCCATGTTCTTAAGAAAGCAgaggcattttaaaagaaaatttcatagaatcacagaatggtttgggttggaagggaccttaaaggtcatctcattccaaccctctTGCTGTGGgcatggacaccttccactagaccaggttgttcagagctccatccagcctggccctaaTCACTTCCAAGGATAGGGCATCCATCCAAAATTTTACATGCCTGATCagtttaatggaaaaaatactgtaaattgTAGGTAATAATAAATAACTTAATAAATAActtaattaataaattacttAATCAATAAATTGATTACATGTTTGAAGCTAGGGAACTCTGGCTAGCATCATCATCAAGTTTGGCTTTTAAACCTTGTTAACTCCAGCAGCAAAGAAACTGTTTCCTGTCTTGAGATCCTGTAGAAGTCCTCAGCAATTAATTTActtcaggctttttctttctccctagCTTGGGGACAAACCCTGACCTCATGatctctttgttttttgtttatagaatttttaaaatggtttgATGGTTTGATTCTCCTGCAGTGCTAATGAGGTTTCAGTTCATTTTTTAACCAGTGTCTTCACGCCATACTTCAGAGTAGGAAACCTACTTAGTCATCCAAATTTAAAGAATTACTTTCTTTCCCTAGTAGTTCTTTCATCAAAGAACACTCCCTGCAACATTTGTGGAAGCTTGtggaaaaatatgtaaaattaatattaaacatTAATTTTGAAGTCTGAAAACATTTAAGTCACTAGATGTGCTAATAGAGCTTGAAAGTGTGGGCAGTGAAATTACTTTGTGTTACTTGTAGTGCATTGCTTCACTTAGACTTGAGTTATATGCATTTGACAGTACAAGGACAAGAAAATTTGTCTGCTTCTTAATATTGAAACTCTTAAACAGTCTTATGACATCCTCTGTTCATTTCACTGTGGTGAGATTCTCAATATTCTTTTTAATTGGTCCCTAGGGAAGTTGAAGTTATAAAATCCAAACAGCTGCTGAAAATAGAGAAGTTTTAATATGCTGTATGTTTTCTTCTGCCTGCTGAATATTGTATGATGTACTGTCTTTTCTCATGAGGATAAAGAAAACCTTTTAATGTGTATAcagtttttaatataataaatatgtaTGTGGTAAAGCTAGAATTTACCTGAATATTTGATGGCACATCAGGTCTAAGTAGAGCTGGTATGAGGGTTGCTAGTTTGACAGTTTATTAGCAAAGTCAAGCTCTGTAGAATATCTGTTTCTGTCCTTAATCTCCTCATGTGCAAGTGCCAAACACTCTGAGACATCTGAGCTAAGAATTAAAGCTCCATCTGCGTGAGTGTTCAAAGCTAAATAATGTGTGTCTCTACCAACTAGAGGAGAAAAGTGGCCTAGAAAAGTAATATATCCATTTCTGGTTCTCAGGAACAAGAGCAAAAGGCGGAAGAAGAGAGAATTCGGATGGAGAACATCCTGAGTGGTAACCCACTGCTGAACCTCActgggccagcacagcctcaggcaAACTTCAAAGTTAAAAGGAGGTACTGTGCAGTCTGTTCAGTGACACCCATCCCCTTGCTGACTCTCACGGTTCAGAGTCAGAAAGTGTTAGCACTGTGGCTggtttctgtttccttcctcAGATCTTGTCATAAGCGTGTAGGAGATAGCTTGGGGTAAAAAAACAGATCATCTTTTCTGAAAGACTGAAATCTAATCCTAATGACTAGTTGTTCTGTAAGAGGGTCAAACTCCATTTGTATGTTTTTGTATATCTCACCTAATTTTCATACAAGcttactgaaatgaaaaatttctgttttcaggtGGGATGATGATGTTGTCTTCAAGAACTGTGCCAAGGGGATAGATGAAACGAAAAAGGACAAAAGATTTGTCAATGATACTCTGCGATCAGAGTTTCACAAAAAGTTCATGGAAAAGTATATCAAGTAGTGAAGTTTTATGTGCAGTAGTGCAGAAGGACTTGGTAGGTCATGACTGTTCCCTCCATTTCCCTCAGAATTTAAGACTGAATGTTTGGTCATGGATTCTCAAATGCTTTTCCAAGATCAGCAACAGCTTCATAATTAATAAGTGATATGTATCTGGAGTTTTTATTCCTgcatattgttttcctttacaGTTTTAATTAAACCAGTTTGTGTCTCatgaatgttttttttcttcatgtgtgTTTACTTTTACTGTCCACCTGTAAATGGTAAAAGAGAGAAGCTGATTTGCAATAAATACTCCTGATCATTTAAATTGCTTTCCAAAATGCCCTGTATTTGTAGTGATGATGGTTTGTAACTTACACAACTTAGATAGATGTCAGTATTAATCAAAGGTGAGGAAGAGCTGAGTATGGGAAGCATTGTGAGCTGAAAAGGACTTTACTTTCTGTGGCAAACTGGACTTCCTCTTAAAAGCTAGTTAGAAATTTAGTTAATCTTTGTTTTTAGTTTCTGTATTtcagtctgtgtgtgtgccctttAATGGTGGTAATGTAATTGTCAGAAACTTGCAAGTGCTTTTATCAAACAAGTGATACCAAGATACCATAGTACACTTTGTTTTCTAATGTCTGTGTTAACACTTAGGATGGTATAAAATATGAATGACTGcaaaaaaagctaaaatgtgaaggttttatttttttctgttctcctgTCATCTCAGTTGCATTTGAAATTTTGGCCAAGTAATGCACTGAATAGGAAcataacattttcaaaatggaGCAGTTATGTCTCTGCCTaggaggtgacagtggcagaACTCAGATGTATTTATGTAAAATTCTTGCCCTTTTCCTTGCTTATATTTTGCTCAGTTGAGTTTGTTCTCACAGATGCTGTTTCTTAGtattattttcaatttcttaATTTGAAAACTTACCCGATTTTCTTAAGACAGTAAATGTAGAGCACaacatttcagatttttgtttGACTGGCATCCTGTAAAGCTTTCCTTAGCTTTAGCTGTGTTTACCACCCTTTCACTGAGCTATGCATAGCTTACTAATGCCAACAGCTCATACCCGCCTTTACTTGGAAATGAGATTTTCAGCATGCTTGGGGTCATGTGAGCTACTGGAGGAATATGTGTTTGTGTTCTTTCTGCTGCCTGCCTCACGGTAGAAATGATTCTTGGGAAGCAGAAAAATGGGTGTAGTTTGTAAGTCTTAAAATGAAGTGACTAAAATCTTGGTATATAGACAACATG is drawn from Zonotrichia leucophrys gambelii isolate GWCS_2022_RI chromosome 1, RI_Zleu_2.0, whole genome shotgun sequence and contains these coding sequences:
- the CWC15 gene encoding spliceosome-associated protein CWC15 homolog yields the protein MTTAARPTFEPARGGRGKGEGDLSQLSKQYSSRDLPSHTKIKYRQTTQDAPEEVRNRDFRRELEERERVAAREKNRDRPTREHTTSSSVSKKPRLDQIPAANLDADDPLTDEDDEDEDLEDSDDDDTAALLAELEKIKKERAEEQARKEQEQKAEEERIRMENILSGNPLLNLTGPAQPQANFKVKRRWDDDVVFKNCAKGIDETKKDKRFVNDTLRSEFHKKFMEKYIK